Proteins found in one Panicum hallii strain FIL2 chromosome 4, PHallii_v3.1, whole genome shotgun sequence genomic segment:
- the LOC112890332 gene encoding RING-H2 finger protein ATL52-like, protein MPLKLAMIVLPPLCVTCVVLYLAGVPWTTTAQVAAALLVFVAVIGLCDRLRQRRSPWQQQPGAESMADAPQQEAVLGLGASAIASLPMYKYRKKRGGTGDECSVCLAEVKPKETVKKLPACTHLFHEGCIDVWLRSHRTCPVCRTPVNAVAAATPTSLEVVVHTQAN, encoded by the coding sequence ATGCCGCTGAAGCTCGCCATGATCGTCCTCCCTCCGTTGTGCGTGACGTGCGTGGTGCTGTACCTGGCCGGCGTACCCTGGACGACCACGGCGCAGGTTGCCGCCGCCCTGCTCGTCTTCGTCGCCGTCATAGGGCTCTGCGACCGTTTGAGGCAGCGACGCTCGCCCTGGCAGCAACAACCGGGGGCGGAGTCCATGGCCGACGCTCCTCAGCAGGAGGCGGTCCTTGGGCTTGGCGCGTCCGCCATCGCCAGCCTGCCGATGTACAAGTACAGGAAGAAGCGCGGCGGCACCGGCGACGAGTGCTCCGTCTGCCTGGCCGAGGTGAAGCCGAAGGAGACGGTGAAGAAGCTGCCCGCCTGCACGCACTTGTTCCACGAAGGGTGCATCGACGTGTGGCTGCGCTCTCACAGGACGTGCCCGGTGTGCCGGACTCCAGTCaacgcggtggcggcggctacGCCGACGAGTCTGGAGGTTGTCGTGCACACTCAGGCCAACTGA
- the LOC112890333 gene encoding uncharacterized protein LOC112890333 yields the protein MKSFTSVSRSLLESKLAVGLFAGVFLALEIFLSASPQFAVQGPSGEENPPRTALPPLKPICDLSDERYDGCEMWGDARTANGTDRSRVYFIPPPSQLATAEAASWSIRSQSRKIIGVREVVVRSLNMSNLHEAPHCTVRRSVPAVVFALGGLTSNFWHAFSDVLVPLFTTARAFGGKIELVATDAPAWFVTKYRRVLRALSQYEVVMLDADAEVRCYPHLIVGLRGHRDFDIDPARAPGNYDMFTFRAFVREAYSLPRPTAALPVKSGGAKPRLMIILRRKTRRFVNADAIVGAIERAGFDVVQMEPTNTADMDAVSREVNACDVLVGAHGAGLTNMVFMRTGAVAVQVIPWGKMEPHSEGFFGAPAAHMGIWHVRYSIAAEESTLYDKYGKDHPVITDPDVFYKNGSNARYYWWERNIRLNTTRFMPTLERVKRLLQE from the exons ATGAAATCCTTCACCAGCGTATCGCGGTCGCTCCTGGAAAGCAAGCTCGCCGTCGGGCTGTTCGCCGGCGTCTTCCTGGCGCTGGAGATATTCCTCTCAGCGTCGCCGCAGTTCGCCGTCCAAGGTCCCAGTG GCGAAGAAAATCCACCGCGCACTGCTCTCCCTCCATTGAAGCCAATCTGCGATCTTTCCGACGAGCGCTACGACGGCTGCGAAATGTGGGGTGACGCACGCACGGCGAACGGCACGGACAGGTCGCGGGTCTACTTCATCCCGCCGCCGTCGCAGCTCGCCACAGCCGAGGCCGCCTCCTGGAGCATCCGCTCGCAGTCCCGCAAGATCATCGGCGTCCGTGAAGTCGTCGTCAGGTCCCTCAACATGTCGAACCTCCACGAGGCGCCGCACTGCACCGTCCGGCGGAGCGTGCCAGCGGTGGTCTTCGCCCTCGGCGGCCTGACGTCCAACTTCTGGCACGCCTTCAGCGACGTGCTGGTCCCGCTCTTCACGACGGCGCGGGCGTTCGGCGGCAAGATCGAGCTCGTCGCCACCGACGCGCCGGCCTGGTTCGTCACCAAGTACCGCCGCGTCCTCCGGGCGCTGTCGCAGTACGAGGTGGTGATGCTCGACGCCGACGCGGAGGTGCGCTGCTACCCGCACCTCATCGTCGGCCTGCGCGGCCACCGCGACTTCGACATCGACCCGGCGCGCGCCCCGGGCAACTACGACATGTTCACCTTCCGAGCGTTCGTCCGGGAGGCCTACTCCCTGCCGCGACCGACTGCCGCGCTCCCAGTCAAATCCGGCGGCGCGAAGCCCCGGCTCATGATCATTCTCCGCCGCAAGACGCGGCGGTTCGTGAACGCCGACGCCATCGTCGGCGCGATCGAGCGCGCGGGGTTCGACGTGGTGCAGATGGAGCCGACGAACACGGCGGACATGGACGCGGTCTCGCGGGAGGTGAACGCGTGCGACGTGCTCGTGGGAGCGCACGGCGCCGGGCTGACGAACATGGTGTTCATGCGCACGGGCGCCGTGGCGGTGCAGGTGATCCCGTGGGGGAAGATGGAGCCCCACAGCGAGGGGTTCTTCGGCGCACCGGCGGCGCACATGGGCATCTGGCACGTCCGGTACAGCATCGCCGCTGAGGAGAGCACGCTCTACGACAAGTACGGCAAGGACCACCCGGTGATCACCGATCCCGATGTTTTCTACAAGAATGGGAGCAATGCGAGGTATTACTGGTGGGAGCGGAACATCCGTCTCAACACCACCAGATTCATGCCGACGCTTGAGAGGGTCAAGCGGCTGCTGCAAGAGTGA